Proteins encoded within one genomic window of Fragaria vesca subsp. vesca linkage group LG1, FraVesHawaii_1.0, whole genome shotgun sequence:
- the LOC101313052 gene encoding probable protein phosphatase 2C 60-like, with amino-acid sequence MLSRLMNFLRACWRPSSDGYVNAGSDAAGKQEGLLWYKDFGQHLNGDFSMAVVQANNLLEDQSQIESGPLSSLESGPYGTFLGIYDGHGGPETSRYVNDHLFQNLKRFTSEQQSMSVDVIRKAYQATEDGFLSIVTKQWPVKPQIAAVGSCCLAGVICGGTLYIANVGDSRAVLGRAVKATGEVLAIQLSAEHNVAIESVRQEMHSLHPDDSHIVVLKHNVWRVKGLIQISRSIGDVYLKKPEFNREPLYAKFRLREPFKRPILSADPAISVHELQPHDQFLIFASDGLWEHLSNQEAVDIVQSHPHSGSARRLVKAALLEAAKKREMRYSDLKKIDRGVRRHFHDDITVIVVFLDLNLVSRASSTRGPTLSVRGGGISLPAKTLAPMELNAT; translated from the exons ATGTTATCAAGGTTGATGAACTTTCTGAGGGCCTGCTGGCGACCATCCTCGGACGGATATGTAAATGCAGGTTCCGATGCAGCTGGCAAACAAGAAGGATTACTTTGGTATAAAGACTTTGGGCAACACTTGAATGGTGACTTTTCAATGGCTGTCGTACAGGCCAACAATTTGCTTGAGGATCAGAGCCAGATTGAGTCTGGTCCCTTGAGCTCGCTTGAGTCTGGCCCTTATGGTACCTTTCTTGGAATTTATGATGGGCACGGTGGCCCTGAGACCTCTCGTTATGTCAATGATCACCTATTCCAGAATTTGAAAA GGTTCACGTCAGAGCAACAGTCCATGTCAGTGGATGTGATACGGAAAGCATATCAAGCAACAGAAGATGGATTCCTCTCTATTGTTACCAAACAATGGCCTGTGAAACCCCAAATTGCAGCCGTTGGATCTTGTTGCCTTGCTGGTGTGATCTGTGGAGGCACCCTTTACATTGCCAATGTTGGTGACTCCCGTGCTGTGCTGGGGAGAGCTGTGAAGGCTACTGGAGAGGTACTTGCCATCCAGCTGTCAGCAGAGCACAATGTGGCCATAGAGTCTGTCAGACAAGAGATGCATTCTTTGCATCCAGATGACTCACATATTGTAGTGTTGAAGCATAATGTATGGCGTGTAAAGGGATTGATACAG ATTTCTAGATCCATTGGAGATGTGTATTTAAAAAAGCCTGAGTTTAACAGGGAGCCTTTATATGCCAAGTTTCGCCTGCGTGAACCTTTCAAAAGGCCAATTTTAAGCGCGGATCCAGCAATTTCTGTGCATGAACTTCAACCACATGATCAATTTCTGATATTTGCTTCCGATGGGCTCTGGGAGCACCTTAGCAATCAGGAAGCAGTTGATATTGTCCAAAGTCACCCACACAGC GGAAGTGCTCGGAGGCTTGTCAAAGCTGCATTACTGGAAGCAGCTAAGAAGAGAGAAATGAGATATTCCGATTTAAAGAAAATAGACCGTGGTGTACGCAGACATTTCCACGATGATATAACAGTCATAGTCGTATTTCTTGACTTGAATCTTGTGAGCAGAGCTAGCTCAACCAGAGGCCCTACTTTGTCTGTGAGAGGAGGCGGTATTAGTCTACCTGCAAAAACTCTTGCCCCTATGGAACTGAATGCTACCTGA